Sequence from the Sphingomonas sp. SORGH_AS_0950 genome:
GGCTATGGCGGGGGCGGGGCGGTCGACGAAGACGGGGGCGGGCTCGGCCTTGTCGACCGGGCGGCGCAGCAGCGCCATGGCGATGAACGCCAGAAGGGCCAGCACGAGCACGATGCCCGCAATGACGAAGAATTTGCCCCGTTTCATCTGATGGATCCTGTTGGAATGGGTCGGCCGCGCCCCTTCTGGGTCAATCCCGTTGACAGACTGTAAACGAAACGGGGCGTGGCGATGCGGTGACAGCCTTCGCCGTCAGACGCGGGCGCTTTTCAGCGTCTCCATCTCGCCCATCACCCGCGCCCGGCGGCCATAGACCAACTCGAACAGCGGGCTGGCCATCATCGTCGTGACGATCGCCATCAGCACCAGCATCGAGAACAGCGCGGGGCCGATAATCCCCTTCTGCAACCCGATATTGATGATGATCAGCTCCATCAGCCCGCGCGAGTTCATCAGCGCGCCGATGCCCATCGCGGTCCGGTTGTCCTCGCCGCACACCCGCGCCGCGAGATAGCAGGCGCCGAACTTCGCCGCGATCGATGCGGCCAGGATGCCCAGCGCGATCAGCAGCAGCGGGAGGGAATTGACCATGTCCATCCGGGTGTTGAGCCCCGAATAGGTGAAGAACATCGGCAGCAGCAGGACGACGGCCAGCGGCTCGACCTTCTTCTTCAGCTCGGCGACGAACAGTCCGCGCGGCATGAAGACGCCCAGGATGAAGCCGCCGAATATGCCGTGGACCCCGATCGCGTCCATGATGAAGGCCGAGATGCAGAAGGCCATCAACGTGATCGCCAGCACGTTCATGCTCATCTCGCCCCGCGCCTCGACCGCGCGGCCGAGCGGGGCGAGGATGCGGCGGCCGAACAGGATCAGGAAACCGACATACAGGAACGCGCCGCCGATCGCGAGGATCGCGACCCCGCTGCCCCCGCCGAACGTCGCCAGCACCACCGCCAGCACGCACCAGGACGTCGCGTCATCGAACGCCCCCGCCGCCAGCGACAGGGTGCCCAGCGGACTGTCGGCCAGCCCGCGTTCGTTGATGATCCGCGCCAGCATCGGAAAGGCGGTCAGCGCGATGCAGGCGCCCATGAACAGCGTGGCATTGGCCTGGCTGATGCCCGGCGCGAACAGCCCCGGTACGGTCAGCAGCGCAGGCGTGATGACCGCCGCGATCAGGAACGGCGCGATGACGCCCGAGGCCGACACCGCCAACGCGCTGCGCGCCTTGGACTGGAAATGGTCGAGCCGCAGCGTCAGGCCGACCAGGAACATGTAGAGCGCCACCCCGAGCTGCGCCCCGGCATAGAGGATGTTGCGCGTCTCCTTGGGGAAGATCGCGGCCTGAAGCTCGGGAAAGGCCAGTCCCAGCAGCGAGGGGCCCAGCACCACGCCCGCGATCATCTCCCCCACGACCGGCGGTTGCGCCAGGAAGCGCTGCCCCAGCCATCCGACGATGCGGCAGGCGAACAGGATGACGGCGAGTTGCAGGAAGAAATGGATGCTGAAGTCGCCGGGGGCATAGCTGGCCGCCTGCGCTGCGGTCGCCGGGCCATGCGGCGACAATATGCCCCCCGCCGTCTGCCAGAAACTGTCGATCGCGTCGTTCATATCGCCCTGCCGAGCCCCCTCCTGTCATCCGATCCCCTTTGGGGAGCGGTATCATGATGACCTTAGCGGGGCAGACCATGCTCTGCATAGGTCCTGACGATATCAGGCGAAGGGGAAAGCCGACGGTCGATCACGCCATGGCTGGCAGCCGGTCGAGATGCTTTTCCAGCGTCAGCGGATAGTCACGAATGCGCACGCCGGTCGCGTTATAGACCGCATTCGCCACCGCCGCGCCGACCCCGCACAGGCCCAGCTCGCCCACGCCCTTGGCCTTCATCGGATTGGCCTTGTCATCGGCTTCCTCCAGGAAGACGACCTCCTGATGCGGGATGTCGGCATGGACCGGCACCTCATAGCCGGCCAGGTCGTGGTTGACGAAGAAGCCGAAGCGCGTGTCGACCGCCAGTTCCTCCATCAGCGCCGAGCCGACACCCATGGTCATCGCGCCGATCATCTGGCTGCGTGCCGATTTGGGATTGAGGATGCGCCCCGCCGCGCAGACCGCCAGCATCCGGCGCAGGCGGGTGACGCCGGTATAGGCGTCCACCCCGACCTCGACGAAATGCGCGCCGAAGGTCGACAGCTGGTACGTCTTGTCGAGCTCGCCGAACTCGATCCGGTCCTCGGCGGACAGCGGACCGGCGGCGACGGCATCGCGCAGCGCGACCGATCGGTTGCCGCCCGTGACCTTGCCCCCTGCAAAGCTGAGGTCGGCCGAGTTGAAGCCCAGCCGCTGCGCGATCGCCTCGCGCAGCTTCACGCACGCGGCATAGACCCCGGCCGTCGCATTGGCCGCGCCGAACTGCCCGCCCGAGCCCGCCGATACGGGATAGGCGGAGTCGCCCAGCCGGACATCGACCCTGTCCATCGGCACGCCCATCATCTCGGCAGCGGTCTGGGCGATGATCGTATAGCTGCCGGTGCCGATATCGGTCATGTCGGTTTCGACGACGAGGCGACCGTCCTTGCCCAGCGTGACCCGCGCGGCCGACTTCATGTTCATATGATTGCGGAAGGCGGAGGCGACGCCCATGCCGACCAGCCAGCGGCCGTCGCGGACCTGGGCGGGCTTGGCGCTGCGCCGCGACCAGCCGAAACGCTGCGCGCCTTCCTCCAGGCAGCGCACCAGCTGGCGCTGCGAAAAGCGGCGCTCGGGCTTTTCGGGGTCGACCTGGGTGTCGTTCTTCACGCGGAAGGCGACCGGGTCCAGCCCCAGCTTCTCGGCCATTTCGTCCATGGCGATTTCCAGCGCCATCATGCCAGGCGCCTCGCCGGGCGCGCGCATCGCATTGCCCTCCGGCAGGTTGAGCACCGCGAGCCGCATCGAGGTCAGGCGGTTGGGACCGGCATAGAGCAGCTTGGTCTGGTTGACCGCCGTTTCGGGGCCGCCGCCGGGCTGATCGCCCGATCCGCTTTCATGCGCGATCGCCTGGATGCTGCCGTCCTTGCTCGCGCCGATCCGGATGCGCTGCGTGGTCGCGGGGCGGTGGGTGGCGTTGTTGGCCATCAGCGGCCGCTGCATCGCGACCTTGACCGGCCGCCCGACCGCCCTGGCGCCCAGCGCCGCCATCACCGCATCGGCGCGCAGGAACAGCTTCCCGCCAAACCCGCCGCCGACATAGGGAGAGATCAGCCGCACCTTCTCCTTGGGCAGCCCCAGCGTCTTGGCAAGGTCGCCGCGCCCCCAGGCGATCATCTGGTTGGAGGTCCAGACGGTGAGCTGGTCGCCGTCCCAGGATGCGATCGACGCGAACGGCTCCATCATCGCATGGCTGTGATCGGGCGTCGTATAGGTCGCGTCGAGCTGGACCGGCGCGGCGGCGAAGGCGCTCTCGAAACTGCCGGTCCGGTCGGCCTTGCCGGGCTTGCCCTCTTCGCCGCCAGCCAGCGGCGCGGTCTTCAGCGCATCGTCCAGGTCATATTGGCCCTTGGCGCGTTCGTAATCGATGCGGACGAGGCCAGCGGCGGCGCGCGCCTGTTCGAAGGTCTCGGCGACGACGATGGCGATCGCCTGGTGATAATGGTCGATCTCGGGCCCGCCGAGCAGCTTGACGGTGTTGAAATTGCCCTTGTTCAGCTTGCCCGCATCGGCGGCGGTGGCGATGCCCAGCACGCCCGGCGCGCCGCGTGCATCGTCCAGGTTCATCGACCGGATGCGGCCCTTGGCGATGGCCGAACCGATGATCCAGCCATAGGCGGCATTCGGCGCCTCGGCATGATGCTCATAGGCGTAAGGGGCGGTCCCGGTGACCTTTTTCGGGCCGTCGATTCGGTCATGCGCCCGGCCGACCACGGCCATGCGGTCGATGGGGTTGGCGCCCGCAGGCTCGGTGAATTTCATGCGGTCCTCGCCTGGCTGATGACGGCCGCCAGCGTCCGTTCGACGAGCGGCACCTTATAGGCATTGTCCGGGGTAGGGCGGGCGTCGGCGAGCAGGGTCGCCGTCACCGCATTGGCCCCTTGCGGCAGGGCGGCCTCCGCCGCCTCGACCCGCCAGGGCTTGTGCGCGACGCCGCCCACCGCGACCCGGCCGGTGCCATCCTTCTGGACGACGGCCGCGACCGAGACGAGCGCGAAGGCATAGGAGGCGCGGTCGCGCACCTTCTCATAGATATGCGTGCCGCCGACCGGGCGGGGCAGGGTGATCGCGGTGATCAGCTCGCCCGGATGCAGCGCCGTCTCGATATGCGGGGTGTTGCCGGGCAGGCGGTGGAAGTCGGCGATGGGGATGGCGCGGGTCCGGCCGTCCGCATTCAC
This genomic interval carries:
- a CDS encoding cation:proton antiporter, which codes for MNDAIDSFWQTAGGILSPHGPATAAQAASYAPGDFSIHFFLQLAVILFACRIVGWLGQRFLAQPPVVGEMIAGVVLGPSLLGLAFPELQAAIFPKETRNILYAGAQLGVALYMFLVGLTLRLDHFQSKARSALAVSASGVIAPFLIAAVITPALLTVPGLFAPGISQANATLFMGACIALTAFPMLARIINERGLADSPLGTLSLAAGAFDDATSWCVLAVVLATFGGGSGVAILAIGGAFLYVGFLILFGRRILAPLGRAVEARGEMSMNVLAITLMAFCISAFIMDAIGVHGIFGGFILGVFMPRGLFVAELKKKVEPLAVVLLLPMFFTYSGLNTRMDMVNSLPLLLIALGILAASIAAKFGACYLAARVCGEDNRTAMGIGALMNSRGLMELIIINIGLQKGIIGPALFSMLVLMAIVTTMMASPLFELVYGRRARVMGEMETLKSARV
- the paoC gene encoding aldehyde oxidoreductase molybdenum-binding subunit PaoC, which encodes MKFTEPAGANPIDRMAVVGRAHDRIDGPKKVTGTAPYAYEHHAEAPNAAYGWIIGSAIAKGRIRSMNLDDARGAPGVLGIATAADAGKLNKGNFNTVKLLGGPEIDHYHQAIAIVVAETFEQARAAAGLVRIDYERAKGQYDLDDALKTAPLAGGEEGKPGKADRTGSFESAFAAAPVQLDATYTTPDHSHAMMEPFASIASWDGDQLTVWTSNQMIAWGRGDLAKTLGLPKEKVRLISPYVGGGFGGKLFLRADAVMAALGARAVGRPVKVAMQRPLMANNATHRPATTQRIRIGASKDGSIQAIAHESGSGDQPGGGPETAVNQTKLLYAGPNRLTSMRLAVLNLPEGNAMRAPGEAPGMMALEIAMDEMAEKLGLDPVAFRVKNDTQVDPEKPERRFSQRQLVRCLEEGAQRFGWSRRSAKPAQVRDGRWLVGMGVASAFRNHMNMKSAARVTLGKDGRLVVETDMTDIGTGSYTIIAQTAAEMMGVPMDRVDVRLGDSAYPVSAGSGGQFGAANATAGVYAACVKLREAIAQRLGFNSADLSFAGGKVTGGNRSVALRDAVAAGPLSAEDRIEFGELDKTYQLSTFGAHFVEVGVDAYTGVTRLRRMLAVCAAGRILNPKSARSQMIGAMTMGVGSALMEELAVDTRFGFFVNHDLAGYEVPVHADIPHQEVVFLEEADDKANPMKAKGVGELGLCGVGAAVANAVYNATGVRIRDYPLTLEKHLDRLPAMA